In Neisseria dentiae, one DNA window encodes the following:
- the cysD gene encoding sulfate adenylyltransferase subunit CysD has protein sequence MSIQNHHLDWLEAESIYIIREVIAEAKNPALLFSGGKDSVVLLALAVKAFQIEGRPLKLPFKLLHVDTGHNYPEVIAFRDQTVARTGVQLVVGHVEDSIKRGTVVLRRETDSRNAAQAITLVETIEEQGFDALMGGARRDEEKARAKERIFSFRDEFGQWDPKNQRPELWSLYNTRLFPGENMRVFPISNWTELDIWQYIARENLALPPIYYAHEREVVERGGLLVPVTPLTPKREGDVSEIRSVRFRTVGDISCTCPVASTAANAEEIIAETAAATISERSATRMDDRVSEAAMEERKKQGYF, from the coding sequence ATGTCTATCCAAAACCACCACCTCGACTGGCTGGAAGCCGAATCCATCTACATCATCCGCGAAGTGATCGCAGAAGCCAAAAACCCCGCGCTGCTGTTTTCGGGCGGCAAAGATTCCGTGGTATTGCTGGCGCTGGCGGTAAAAGCCTTCCAAATCGAAGGCCGGCCACTGAAGCTGCCGTTCAAACTGCTGCACGTCGACACCGGCCACAACTACCCCGAAGTGATTGCGTTCCGCGACCAAACCGTAGCGCGCACCGGCGTGCAGTTGGTGGTGGGCCATGTTGAAGACTCCATCAAACGCGGCACGGTGGTGCTGCGCCGCGAAACCGATTCGCGCAACGCCGCCCAAGCCATCACACTGGTGGAAACCATCGAAGAACAAGGCTTCGACGCGCTGATGGGCGGCGCGCGCCGCGACGAAGAAAAAGCCCGCGCCAAAGAGCGCATTTTCTCGTTCCGCGACGAATTCGGCCAATGGGATCCGAAAAACCAGCGCCCCGAACTCTGGAGCCTCTACAACACCCGCCTGTTCCCCGGCGAAAACATGCGCGTGTTCCCGATTTCCAACTGGACGGAATTGGACATTTGGCAATACATCGCCCGCGAAAACCTCGCGCTGCCGCCGATTTACTACGCCCATGAGCGCGAAGTGGTGGAACGCGGCGGCCTGCTCGTTCCCGTTACCCCGCTCACGCCCAAGCGCGAAGGCGACGTTTCCGAAATCCGCAGCGTGCGCTTCCGCACTGTGGGCGACATTTCGTGCACCTGCCCCGTGGCCAGCACCGCCGCCAACGCCGAAGAAATCATCGCCGAAACCGCCGCCGCCACCATTTCCGAGCGCAGCGCCACCCGTATGGACGACCGTGTTTCGGAAGCAGCGATGGAAGAGCGCAAAAAGCAGGGTTATTTTTAA
- a CDS encoding sulfate ABC transporter substrate-binding protein, which produces MKIKSLLAALPLALALAACGGNGGAESSAASSGGGSASKISILNVSYDPTRELYREYNATFQQHWKQKTGQELEIKQSNGGSGKQSLMVQNGLKADVVTLALAGDIDSLNNGGKKLINPNWQKALPDNSTPYTSTIVFLVRKGNPKNIKDWGDLVKGDVQVITPNPKTSGGARWNFLAAWAYAAKQPNATDETAKQFVAELFKRVPVMDPGARASTISFTQRNLGDVLLAWENEAYLAVQESPDQFEIVTPSVSMLCEPSVAVVDSVADARGTREVATEYLKQLYTEDSQRMIAKYFYRPSNPKIQAEFKDRFPALDLVKINDAFGGWHQAHQRFFADGALFDQIYKPQK; this is translated from the coding sequence ATGAAGATCAAATCACTATTAGCCGCCCTGCCCCTCGCCCTCGCCTTGGCCGCCTGCGGCGGCAACGGCGGCGCCGAATCGTCGGCCGCCTCTTCCGGCGGCGGCAGCGCGTCTAAAATCAGCATCTTAAACGTATCCTACGACCCTACCCGCGAGCTTTACCGCGAATACAACGCCACCTTCCAACAGCATTGGAAACAGAAAACCGGCCAAGAGCTTGAAATCAAACAGTCTAACGGCGGCTCGGGCAAACAGTCGCTGATGGTGCAAAACGGCCTGAAAGCCGACGTGGTTACCCTTGCGCTGGCAGGCGACATCGATTCGCTCAACAACGGCGGCAAAAAGCTGATCAACCCAAACTGGCAGAAAGCCCTGCCCGACAACAGCACGCCCTACACCTCCACCATCGTGTTTCTGGTGCGCAAGGGCAACCCCAAAAACATTAAAGACTGGGGCGACTTGGTAAAAGGCGATGTGCAGGTGATTACCCCCAACCCCAAAACCTCGGGCGGCGCGCGCTGGAACTTTCTTGCCGCCTGGGCCTACGCCGCCAAACAGCCCAACGCCACCGACGAAACCGCCAAGCAGTTTGTGGCCGAACTCTTCAAGCGCGTGCCCGTGATGGACCCCGGCGCCCGCGCCTCCACCATTTCGTTCACCCAGCGCAACCTCGGCGACGTGCTGTTGGCGTGGGAAAACGAAGCCTATCTGGCCGTGCAGGAATCACCCGACCAGTTTGAAATCGTTACCCCCTCCGTTTCGATGCTGTGCGAACCTTCGGTGGCCGTGGTCGACAGCGTGGCCGATGCACGCGGCACGCGCGAAGTGGCCACCGAATACCTGAAACAGCTCTACACCGAAGATTCGCAGCGCATGATTGCCAAATATTTCTACCGCCCGTCCAACCCGAAAATCCAAGCCGAATTCAAAGACCGCTTCCCCGCGCTCGATTTGGTGAAAATCAACGATGCTTTCGGCGGCTGGCATCAGGCACACCAACGCTTCTTCGCCGACGGCGCGCTGTTTGACCAGATTTACAAGCCGCAGAAATAA
- a CDS encoding assimilatory sulfite reductase (NADPH) flavoprotein subunit encodes MSQANPLPPELPAQLAALSPTQLAWLSGYCWAQSQQGNAVQAAFAGPAETAAAPAAAPRRVTVLSASQTGNARRVAADLLVKLESAGVNARLVAAADFKSKTLPEEDIVLMVTSTQGEGEPPEEAVPLYKLLFGKKAPDLSKLSFAVLGLGDSSYPKFCQAGKDFDGRLAELGATRLSAFGECDLDFQAAAAAWIETTAAKVAELCAQAAAPVSDGPKAAAAPAAQLYSKEQPFTATLSVRQKITARNAEKDVEHIEIDLTGSGIRYQTGDALGIWPLNAPGLVAEILALTGLSGSETVVLADGGETDIQTALTEHADITQNTPAFVQQYAVLSDSEELQRTVENPEALDTYLAATPPVGVLAAFPHPLDAQTLFGLFRAQTPRLYSIASAQDEVGDEVHLTVGMVRYEHHGNTYTGAASGFIGAQLEEGGSVRVFVEPNPHFRLPENGDAPVIMIGAGTGIAPFRAFMQQREADGSGGKNWLVFGNQRFTDDFLYQAEWLQYRKSGLLTRADLAWSRQGKEKVYVQHKLAENAAEVWAWLQQGAHIYVCGDATRMARDVENTLLDIIAAQGKLSRDDAEDYLNDLREEKRYQRDVY; translated from the coding sequence ATGAGCCAAGCCAATCCGCTGCCTCCCGAACTTCCCGCCCAGTTAGCCGCACTTTCGCCCACCCAGTTGGCGTGGCTGTCGGGTTATTGTTGGGCGCAAAGCCAGCAGGGCAATGCCGTTCAAGCGGCCTTTGCCGGCCCGGCCGAAACCGCCGCCGCACCTGCCGCCGCGCCGCGCCGCGTTACCGTGCTGTCGGCCTCGCAAACCGGCAACGCCCGCCGCGTGGCCGCCGATCTGCTGGTGAAACTCGAATCGGCAGGCGTGAACGCGCGGTTGGTGGCGGCGGCCGATTTCAAGAGCAAAACGCTGCCCGAAGAAGATATTGTTTTGATGGTAACGTCCACCCAGGGCGAGGGCGAGCCGCCCGAAGAAGCCGTGCCGCTCTACAAGCTGCTGTTCGGCAAAAAAGCCCCTGATCTGAGCAAACTGAGCTTTGCCGTGTTGGGCTTGGGCGATTCTTCTTATCCGAAGTTCTGCCAGGCCGGCAAAGATTTCGACGGCAGGCTGGCCGAGCTGGGCGCCACCCGTTTGAGCGCGTTCGGCGAATGCGATCTGGATTTTCAGGCGGCAGCGGCTGCGTGGATTGAAACCACCGCCGCCAAAGTGGCCGAACTGTGCGCGCAGGCCGCCGCGCCGGTTTCAGACGGCCCCAAAGCCGCCGCCGCGCCCGCCGCACAGCTTTACAGCAAAGAGCAGCCTTTCACCGCCACACTTTCCGTGCGCCAGAAAATCACCGCCCGCAATGCCGAAAAAGATGTGGAACATATCGAAATCGACTTAACCGGCTCCGGCATCCGCTACCAAACCGGCGACGCACTGGGCATCTGGCCGCTCAATGCGCCCGGGCTGGTGGCGGAAATTCTGGCCTTAACCGGCTTGAGCGGCAGCGAAACCGTGGTGCTGGCCGACGGCGGCGAAACCGATATCCAAACGGCCTTGACCGAACACGCCGACATCACCCAAAACACCCCCGCATTTGTGCAGCAGTATGCCGTTTTGAGCGACAGCGAAGAATTGCAGCGCACGGTTGAAAACCCCGAAGCGCTCGACACCTATCTTGCCGCCACGCCGCCCGTGGGCGTGTTGGCCGCGTTTCCACACCCGCTCGACGCGCAAACCCTGTTCGGCCTGTTCCGCGCCCAAACCCCGCGCCTGTATTCCATCGCCTCGGCGCAAGACGAAGTGGGCGATGAAGTGCACCTCACCGTGGGCATGGTGCGCTACGAACACCACGGCAACACCTACACCGGCGCCGCCTCGGGCTTTATCGGCGCGCAGCTCGAAGAAGGCGGCAGCGTGCGCGTGTTTGTCGAACCCAACCCGCATTTCCGCCTGCCCGAAAACGGCGACGCGCCCGTGATTATGATAGGCGCAGGCACCGGCATCGCCCCGTTCCGCGCCTTTATGCAGCAGCGCGAAGCCGACGGCAGCGGCGGCAAAAACTGGTTGGTGTTCGGCAACCAGCGCTTTACCGACGATTTCCTCTATCAGGCCGAATGGCTGCAATACCGCAAATCCGGCCTGCTCACACGCGCCGATCTGGCGTGGAGCAGGCAGGGCAAAGAAAAAGTGTATGTGCAGCACAAGCTGGCCGAAAACGCCGCCGAAGTGTGGGCCTGGCTGCAACAGGGCGCGCATATTTATGTGTGCGGCGATGCCACCCGCATGGCGCGCGACGTGGAAAACACGCTCTTGGACATCATCGCCGCGCAAGGCAAACTCAGCCGCGACGATGCCGAAGATTATCTGAACGATTTGCGCGAAGAGAAACGCTACCAGCGCGATGTTTACTGA
- a CDS encoding IS5 family transposase (programmed frameshift) produces MTRYILTDAQWAKIEPLCQGKVGDAGRTAVDNRLFIEAILWIIRTGSPWRDLPEEFGNWKSIHKRYRRWVLADRFHDIFEELNRDLDMEYVMIDGTIVKVHRHGQGAKGGLLNQAIGQSKGGMTTKILAMVDALGNLIDFKLMPGQRNDICGVEPLIKEKEFDALLADKAFDADWLVEELTERGSKVVIPLRNNRKLQREHDKMMYCWRHLIENFFCKLKEFKKIAMRAEKTDQSFAANIYLAAAVLKLR; encoded by the exons ATGACCAGATATATTCTTACCGATGCACAGTGGGCAAAAATTGAGCCTTTATGCCAAGGAAAAGTTGGCGATGCCGGCCGAACCGCTGTCGATAACCGATTATTTATAGAAGCCATACTATGGATTATCCGTACCGGCAGTCCTTGGCGCGATCTGCCCGAAGAGTTCGGTAATTGGAAAAGTATCCACAAACGCTACCGCAGATGGGTCTTGGCCGACCGTTTTCATGATATTTTTGAAGAACTGAACCGTGATCTCGATATGGAGTATGTCATGATTGACGGCACAATTGTCAAAGTTCACCGCCACGGTCAGGGTGCAAAAGGGGGACTCT TAAATCAGGCCATCGGCCAATCCAAAGGCGGGATGACGACCAAGATTTTGGCTATGGTGGATGCTTTGGGAAACCTGATTGACTTCAAACTGATGCCTGGTCAGCGCAATGACATTTGCGGCGTAGAACCGCTGATTAAAGAAAAGGAATTTGATGCTTTATTGGCGGATAAAGCCTTTGATGCCGACTGGCTGGTCGAAGAGTTGACCGAAAGGGGGAGTAAGGTGGTTATTCCGCTGCGTAACAACCGCAAATTGCAGCGGGAACACGACAAGATGATGTATTGCTGGCGACATTTGATTGAGAACTTTTTTTGCAAACTCAAAGAATTCAAAAAGATTGCGATGCGCGCAGAAAAAACCGACCAATCTTTTGCTGCCAATATTTACCTTGCTGCTGCCGTATTGAAATTAAGGTAA
- a CDS encoding nitroreductase family protein → MNHAIATLLNHRTYRHFKTGLTLPPEHLQTIINCARQAPSWMNGQHYTIINITSPELRAQITALQPANPQIGTCSTYLVFVADLHRAGLCSRAYNGTFSAAGEPDSLITAVTDTALAAQNAAVAAESLGYATCYTGGIRNIAAELVALLGLPENTFPVFGLCIGTPDIEMQLKPRLPENTVYAENRYPEEQTLSDGLEQYERTMTAFGEAREKFPYREKFARYYSSTYAPKNIPLLQTQGWLTKTT, encoded by the coding sequence ATGAACCACGCCATTGCCACCCTATTGAACCACCGCACCTACCGCCATTTCAAAACCGGCCTCACCCTGCCGCCGGAACACCTGCAAACCATTATTAACTGCGCCCGCCAAGCCCCTTCGTGGATGAACGGCCAGCACTACACCATCATCAACATCACCTCGCCCGAATTGCGCGCGCAAATCACCGCCCTGCAACCGGCCAACCCGCAAATCGGCACATGCAGCACCTATCTGGTTTTCGTGGCCGACCTGCACCGCGCCGGCTTGTGCAGCCGCGCCTATAACGGCACGTTCAGCGCCGCAGGCGAACCCGACAGCCTGATTACCGCCGTTACCGACACCGCCCTGGCCGCCCAAAACGCCGCAGTGGCCGCCGAAAGCCTGGGTTACGCCACCTGCTACACCGGCGGCATCCGCAACATCGCCGCCGAGTTGGTTGCCCTGCTCGGTCTGCCCGAAAACACCTTCCCCGTTTTCGGACTCTGCATCGGCACGCCCGATATCGAAATGCAGCTCAAACCGCGTCTGCCCGAAAACACCGTTTACGCCGAAAACCGCTATCCCGAAGAACAAACCCTTTCAGACGGCCTCGAGCAATACGAACGCACCATGACCGCTTTCGGCGAAGCGCGCGAAAAATTCCCCTACCGCGAAAAATTCGCCCGCTACTACAGCAGCACCTACGCCCCTAAAAATATCCCCCTGCTGCAAACGCAAGGCTGGCTGACCAAAACTACGTAA
- a CDS encoding YdcH family protein, which produces MFPEYRDLISKLKQEDAHFARLFDEHNELDDKITGLTNNPVTGGLNEIEELKKQKLHLKDQLYAILLKADKEAK; this is translated from the coding sequence ATGTTCCCCGAATACCGCGATTTGATTTCTAAATTAAAACAAGAAGATGCCCACTTCGCCCGTTTGTTTGACGAGCATAACGAGCTGGACGACAAAATCACCGGCTTAACCAATAACCCGGTAACCGGCGGCTTGAACGAAATCGAAGAGCTGAAAAAACAGAAGCTGCATCTGAAAGACCAACTGTATGCGATTTTGCTGAAAGCCGATAAAGAAGCGAAATAA
- the waaF gene encoding lipopolysaccharide heptosyltransferase II, whose protein sequence is MPKKILIISPSWIGDCVMTQPLYRRLHELHPGAIIDVFAPKWSMAVFERMPEINEIIENPFGHGALELKKRWQTGRQLGRRGYDQVIVLPGSLKSALIAAATGIKQRTGYVGESRYLLLNDIRKLDKAALPLMVDRYTALAYPSQAAFNGHSGNPQFKINAESQQATLAKHGLDTVKPVSAFCPGAEYGPAKRWPARHFAELARRHAAQGRQIWLFGSQKDFDIAEEINTLSDGLCVNLCGKTSLSEAIDLLACAETVVCNDSGLMHLAAALGRKLVAVYGSSSADHTPPLSERAAIVSLNLDCSPCFKRECPLGHTDCLNKLTPDLVEQAVKSLG, encoded by the coding sequence ATGCCGAAAAAAATCCTGATTATTTCCCCCAGCTGGATAGGCGACTGCGTGATGACGCAGCCGCTCTACCGCCGCCTGCACGAGCTGCACCCCGGCGCCATCATCGACGTGTTCGCCCCCAAATGGTCGATGGCCGTGTTCGAGCGTATGCCCGAAATTAACGAAATCATCGAAAACCCGTTCGGCCACGGTGCGCTGGAGCTGAAAAAACGCTGGCAGACGGGGCGGCAGTTGGGGCGGCGCGGGTACGATCAGGTTATCGTGCTGCCCGGCTCGCTTAAATCAGCTCTGATTGCGGCGGCCACCGGCATCAAACAGCGCACGGGCTATGTGGGCGAATCGCGCTATCTGCTGCTCAACGACATCCGCAAACTCGATAAGGCCGCGCTGCCGCTGATGGTTGACCGCTATACCGCGCTGGCCTATCCCTCCCAAGCCGCATTCAACGGCCATTCCGGCAATCCGCAGTTTAAAATCAATGCAGAGAGCCAGCAGGCCACGCTGGCCAAACACGGTTTGGATACCGTCAAGCCCGTTTCGGCGTTCTGCCCGGGCGCGGAATACGGCCCTGCTAAACGCTGGCCCGCGCGCCACTTCGCCGAACTGGCCCGCCGCCATGCCGCGCAAGGCCGCCAAATTTGGCTGTTCGGCTCGCAGAAAGATTTTGATATTGCAGAAGAAATCAACACACTTTCAGACGGCCTTTGCGTGAATCTGTGCGGCAAAACCAGCCTTTCGGAAGCCATCGATTTATTGGCCTGCGCCGAAACCGTGGTCTGCAACGACAGCGGACTGATGCATCTTGCGGCCGCGCTGGGGCGCAAACTGGTGGCGGTGTACGGCTCGTCCAGCGCCGACCACACACCGCCGTTAAGCGAACGCGCCGCCATTGTGAGCCTGAATTTGGACTGCTCGCCCTGTTTCAAACGCGAATGCCCGTTGGGGCACACCGATTGTTTGAACAAACTCACGCCTGATTTGGTGGAGCAGGCGGTAAAATCGCTGGGGTAG
- a CDS encoding peptide ABC transporter ATP-binding protein: MSEVKTVEAKTVLEARDLARHYPVGGGLGKEKKVVKALNGVSFELRAGKTLAVVGESGCGKSTLARQLTLIETPTSGSLAINGSETANLGSGRLKAMRTEIQMVFQNPYASLNPRQTIAFQLMEPLAIHTKLSKKERYERAVEMMKTVGLRPEHSSRYPHMFSGGQRQRIALARAMMLNPKIVVADEPTSALDVSIQAQVLNLFMDLQEQYGTAYVFISHNLSVVEHVADDIMVMYLGRVVEHGNSETVFAKPLHPYTQALLSAAPSLKEQKVQLKLAGELPSPLNPPSGCALHQRCPHAQARCAQEVPELREWQGRKVACLRLEEIAA; this comes from the coding sequence ATGAGTGAAGTAAAAACCGTTGAAGCAAAAACCGTTTTGGAAGCCCGCGATTTAGCCCGCCACTATCCGGTCGGCGGCGGCTTGGGCAAAGAGAAAAAAGTGGTGAAAGCCCTAAACGGCGTATCGTTCGAGCTTCGGGCAGGCAAAACGCTGGCGGTGGTGGGCGAATCCGGCTGCGGCAAATCCACGCTGGCCCGCCAGCTCACCCTGATTGAAACGCCCACTTCCGGCAGCCTGGCCATCAACGGCTCCGAAACCGCCAACTTGGGTTCAGGCCGTCTGAAAGCAATGCGCACCGAAATCCAAATGGTGTTCCAAAACCCGTATGCCAGCCTGAATCCGCGCCAAACCATCGCCTTCCAACTGATGGAACCGCTCGCCATCCACACCAAACTGAGCAAAAAAGAGCGTTACGAGCGGGCGGTGGAAATGATGAAAACCGTCGGCCTGCGACCCGAGCATTCCTCGCGCTATCCGCATATGTTTTCAGGCGGCCAGCGCCAGCGCATCGCCCTTGCCCGCGCCATGATGCTCAACCCCAAAATCGTGGTGGCCGACGAGCCGACTTCGGCGCTCGACGTTTCCATTCAGGCGCAGGTGCTCAACCTGTTTATGGATTTGCAGGAGCAATACGGCACGGCTTATGTGTTTATCTCGCATAATTTATCGGTGGTCGAGCATGTGGCCGACGACATCATGGTGATGTATCTTGGCCGCGTGGTGGAACACGGCAACAGCGAAACCGTATTCGCCAAGCCGTTGCACCCCTATACCCAGGCGCTGCTTTCCGCCGCACCAAGCTTGAAAGAGCAGAAAGTGCAGCTCAAACTCGCCGGCGAACTACCCAGCCCGCTCAATCCGCCTAGCGGCTGCGCCCTACACCAGCGCTGCCCGCACGCCCAAGCTCGCTGCGCGCAGGAAGTGCCCGAACTGCGCGAATGGCAGGGGCGCAAAGTGGCCTGTTTGCGGCTGGAAGAAATCGCCGCCTGA
- a CDS encoding ABC transporter ATP-binding protein translates to MEAKQPLLTIENLQVVFGQGARAFRAVDSVSLEVSSGEVLAVVGESGSGKSVSMMALMGLLPNTAAIKASKMLFDGKDMLKLSAKEKRKIIGKDISMIFQDAMTSLNPSFTIEMQITEVLKAHLGLKGAAARARAVELLELVEIPDAKGRLKAYPHQLSGGMSQRVMIAMALACEPKLLIADEPTTALDVTVQAQIMDLLHRLQQERKMAMILITHDLGLVAQHAEHVAVMYAGQVVEQSSVPHIFDTPAHPYTEALLQSIPEFSQGKGRLKSLPGVVPSQYDRPAGCLLLPRCPYAREACQTPPPVLKSRYGKVRCISSSLTELQAKGAA, encoded by the coding sequence ATGGAAGCGAAACAACCTTTATTAACCATCGAAAACCTGCAAGTGGTTTTCGGGCAGGGCGCGCGCGCTTTCCGCGCGGTCGATTCGGTGAGCCTCGAAGTATCGTCGGGCGAAGTGCTGGCGGTGGTGGGCGAATCCGGCTCCGGCAAATCGGTGTCGATGATGGCGCTGATGGGGCTGCTGCCCAATACCGCCGCCATAAAAGCCAGCAAAATGCTGTTCGACGGCAAAGATATGCTGAAACTTTCCGCCAAAGAAAAGCGCAAGATCATCGGCAAAGATATTTCAATGATTTTCCAAGACGCCATGACCAGCCTCAACCCCAGCTTCACCATCGAAATGCAGATTACCGAAGTGCTCAAGGCGCATTTGGGGCTGAAAGGCGCGGCGGCCAGAGCGCGGGCGGTCGAGCTGCTCGAACTGGTGGAAATCCCCGATGCCAAAGGCCGTCTGAAAGCCTATCCGCACCAATTGTCGGGCGGCATGAGCCAGCGCGTGATGATTGCGATGGCGCTGGCCTGCGAGCCGAAGCTGCTGATTGCCGACGAGCCGACCACCGCGCTCGATGTTACCGTGCAGGCGCAAATCATGGATCTGCTCCACCGCCTGCAACAAGAGCGCAAGATGGCGATGATTCTGATTACCCACGATTTGGGCTTGGTGGCGCAACACGCCGAGCATGTGGCGGTGATGTATGCCGGCCAAGTGGTCGAGCAAAGCAGCGTGCCGCATATATTCGACACCCCCGCCCATCCTTACACCGAAGCCTTATTGCAGTCGATTCCCGAGTTTTCGCAGGGGAAAGGCCGTCTGAAATCGCTGCCGGGCGTAGTGCCCAGCCAATACGACCGCCCGGCCGGCTGTCTGCTCTTGCCGCGCTGCCCCTATGCCCGCGAAGCCTGCCAAACCCCGCCGCCCGTGTTAAAAAGCCGCTACGGTAAAGTACGCTGCATCAGCAGCAGCCTAACCGAACTGCAAGCCAAGGGAGCCGCCTGA
- a CDS encoding ABC transporter permease, whose translation MSPQTTSTAAAAQVTPPSEWQQFVSAFLKNKGATAGLLILLLMVLSSALAPWIAPYDPNILHSGKEQLPPMLFGGTSEFIFGTDDAGRDTLSRILHGSRYSLLIGLAATLTAMVCGVVLGLMAAFWPKTLGKIIMLGNDILMSYPGLLLAIIIAAILGPSMTNTVLAISLVCMPPFIRITRATALVELQKDYVTAARVMGAGLPRLMLITVLPNCMGPLIVQATMIFSTAILEAGAIGFLGLGVQPPSAEWGAMLGNARQYIQSNVWMAVFPGLAIFIAALSINLTGDGLRDALDPKLKQVS comes from the coding sequence ATGTCTCCGCAAACCACTTCCACCGCTGCTGCCGCGCAGGTTACGCCGCCCTCCGAATGGCAGCAGTTTGTTTCCGCATTCTTAAAAAACAAAGGCGCAACGGCCGGGCTGCTGATTCTGCTTCTGATGGTGCTCTCCTCCGCGCTGGCACCGTGGATCGCCCCTTATGATCCCAATATCCTGCACTCCGGCAAAGAACAGCTTCCGCCCATGCTCTTCGGCGGCACTTCCGAATTTATTTTCGGCACCGACGATGCGGGCCGCGATACTTTGTCGCGCATTCTGCACGGCAGCCGCTATTCGCTGCTGATCGGCCTGGCCGCCACCCTCACCGCCATGGTGTGCGGCGTGGTGTTGGGCCTGATGGCGGCATTTTGGCCGAAAACGCTGGGCAAAATCATCATGCTCGGCAACGATATTCTGATGTCTTACCCCGGCCTGCTGCTGGCGATTATTATCGCCGCCATTCTCGGCCCCTCAATGACCAACACCGTACTGGCGATTTCGCTGGTGTGTATGCCGCCGTTTATCCGCATCACCCGCGCCACCGCGCTGGTGGAATTGCAAAAAGACTACGTTACCGCCGCCCGCGTAATGGGCGCCGGCCTGCCGCGCCTGATGCTGATTACCGTGCTGCCCAACTGCATGGGGCCGCTGATAGTGCAGGCCACCATGATTTTTTCCACCGCCATTCTCGAAGCGGGCGCCATCGGCTTTTTGGGCTTGGGCGTGCAGCCGCCTTCGGCCGAATGGGGCGCGATGCTGGGCAATGCGCGGCAATATATCCAAAGCAATGTGTGGATGGCCGTGTTCCCCGGCTTGGCGATTTTCATCGCCGCCTTGTCGATTAACCTTACGGGCGACGGCCTGCGCGACGCGCTCGATCCGAAACTGAAACAGGTGTCGTGA
- a CDS encoding ABC transporter permease has translation MLSYILRRILLMIPIYIGLTISTFTLIRLVPGDVVTVMMGERNVDPAVREAMMQRLGLDKPIIVQYWDYLTKVLSGDFGETFRTRTPVLQDFFSHFVPTLELAFCAMVIATVAGVSLGIIAALKRGSWLDYLLMSGALAGYSMPIYLLGPILTGIFAHYLGWLPVSGVINVIKFIDVQPVGGSWLLGALLSGNSAALWDVIKHFILPSVALSTIPLAMIARMTRSAMLEVLGEDYVRTAKAKGLSPARIIFVHVLRNTMITVVTVVGLQMATLMAGAILTETIFSWPGVGTWLLDGFFSRDYPIVQNGILLVATMLMFISLLVDITYGLINPRIRHA, from the coding sequence ATGCTTTCTTATATTCTGCGACGTATTTTACTGATGATACCGATCTATATCGGTTTGACGATTTCCACCTTCACCCTGATACGGCTGGTGCCCGGCGACGTGGTTACCGTGATGATGGGCGAACGCAATGTCGATCCCGCCGTGCGCGAAGCCATGATGCAGCGGCTGGGTTTGGACAAACCGATTATCGTGCAATATTGGGATTATCTGACCAAAGTGCTCAGCGGCGATTTCGGCGAAACTTTCCGCACCCGCACACCGGTGCTGCAAGACTTCTTTTCCCACTTCGTTCCCACGCTTGAGCTGGCATTCTGCGCGATGGTGATTGCCACCGTGGCCGGCGTGTCGCTCGGCATCATCGCCGCCCTCAAGCGCGGCAGCTGGCTCGATTATCTGCTGATGAGCGGTGCGCTGGCCGGTTATTCGATGCCGATTTACCTGCTCGGCCCGATTCTCACCGGCATTTTCGCCCACTATTTGGGCTGGCTGCCGGTTTCGGGCGTAATCAACGTGATTAAATTCATCGACGTGCAGCCGGTGGGCGGATCATGGCTGTTGGGCGCGCTGTTGTCCGGCAACTCCGCCGCCCTGTGGGACGTCATCAAACACTTCATTTTGCCTTCCGTTGCGCTTTCCACCATTCCGCTGGCGATGATCGCCCGCATGACGCGCTCGGCCATGCTCGAAGTGTTGGGCGAAGATTATGTGCGCACCGCCAAAGCCAAAGGCTTGTCGCCCGCCCGCATCATCTTCGTTCACGTTTTGCGCAACACCATGATTACCGTGGTTACCGTGGTCGGCCTGCAAATGGCCACGCTGATGGCCGGTGCGATTCTCACCGAAACCATCTTCAGCTGGCCGGGTGTGGGCACCTGGCTGCTCGACGGCTTCTTCAGCCGCGATTACCCCATCGTGCAAAACGGTATTTTGCTGGTAGCCACCATGCTGATGTTTATCAGCCTGCTGGTCGATATCACCTACGGGCTGATTAACCCGCGCATCCGCCACGCCTGA